Proteins encoded within one genomic window of Humulus lupulus chromosome 1, drHumLupu1.1, whole genome shotgun sequence:
- the LOC133799605 gene encoding 5-oxoprolinase 1-like → MGSDSVDKLRICIDRGGTFTDVYAEIPSYSDGSVLKLLSVDPANYEDAPVEGIRRILEEFTGEEIPRTSKIPTGKIEWIRMGTTVATNSLLERKGERIALCVTRGFRDLLQIGNQARPNIFDLTVSKPSNLYEDVIEVDERIELVQGEDKNTDSSASLIRGISGELVRVVKPLNEEALKLSLKGLLDKGISCLAVVLMHSYTYPQHELSVEQIAMSLGFRHVSLSSALTPMVRAVPRGLTATVDAYLTPVIKEYLSGFISKFDEGLQRVNVLFMQSDGGLAPESRFSGHKAVLSGPAGGVVGYSQTLFGIETNKPLIGFDMGGTSTDVSRYAGNYEQVLETQIAGAIIQAPQLDINTVAAGGGSKLKFQFGAFRVGPESVGAHPGPVCYRKGGELAVTDANLILGFVIPDYFPSIFGPNEDQPLDIWATREAFQKLATEINTYRKSQDSSAKDMAVEEIAQGFVNVANEAMCRPIRQLTEMKGHETRNHALACFGGAGPQHACAIARSLGMTEVLIHRFCGILSAFGMGLADVVEEAQVPYSAVYGHDTVVEASCREAILLKQVKQKLQEQGFEDESIKTETYLNLRYEGTDTSIMVKKQMSADGIGYDFDVEFMKLFQQEYGFKLQQRNILICDVRVRGVGVTNILKPRALPLASYPPQVEGSYKVYFGNEWQETPLFKLEKLTYGHVVLGPAIIMNGNSTVIVEPNCKAIITKYGNIKIEIEPIASIIKVSEKVADVVQLSIFNHRFMGIAEQMGRTLQRTSISTNIKERLDFSCALFGPDGGLVANAPHVPVHLGAMSSTVRWQLNYWGDNLNEGDVLVTNHPSAGGSHLPDITVITPVFDNKKLVFFVASRGHHAEIGGITPGSMPPFSKSIWEEGAAIKAFKLVENGIFQEEGMAKLLQFPSSGELAKQVPGTRRLQDNLSDLQAQVAANQRGIFLIKELIQQYGLESVQAYMTYVQLNAEEAVREMLKSVAANVSSQSICAGDGNSVTIEEEDYMDDGSIIHLKLTIDSYKGEANFDFSGTSPEVYGNWNAPEAVTSAAVIYCLRSLVNVDIPLNQGCLAPVKIYIPPGSFLSPSDKAAVVGGNVLTSQRITDVILTAFQACACSQGCMNNLTFGDDTFGYYETIGGGSGAGPTWDGTCGIQCHMTNTRMTDPEIFEQRYPVLLHKFELRENSGGAGIHKGGDGLVREIEFKRPVVVSILSERRVHVPRGLNGGKHGARGANFLITNDKRIVYLGGKNTVEVQAGEILQILTPGGGGWGCPVDLPC, encoded by the coding sequence ATGGGAAGTGACAGCGTAGACAAGCTCAGGATTTGCATTGATAGAGGAGGCACGTTCACTGATGTTTATGCTGAAATCCCAAGTTATTCTGATGGTAGTGTTCTTAAACTCTTGTCTGTTGATCCAGCAAACTACGAGGATGCTCCAGTTGAAGGCATTAGGAGGATTCTTGAAGAATTTACTGGAGAGGAAATCCCGCGGACCTCAAAGATACCCACAGGTAAGATAGAATGGATAAGAATGGGTACAACAGTAGCAACAAATTCACTTTTGGAGAGAAAAGGAGAAAGGATTGCTCTTTGTGTTACCCGCGGTTTTCGGGATTTACTCCAGATTGGTAACCAGGCTCGTCCCAACATATTTGATCTCACTGTATCAAAACCATCAAACCTTTATGAGGACGTTATTGAGGTTGATGAGAGAATTGAGCTTGTACAAGGTGAGGATAAGAATACAGACTCTTCTGCATCTTTAATCAGAGGGATTTCGGGTGAGCTTGTCAGGGTTGTGAAGCCTCTTAATGAAGAAGCTTTGAAGCTTTCACTTAAAGGTCTGTTAGATAAAGGAATTAGCTGTTTGGCTGTTGTATTGATGCACTCATATACTTACCCACAACATGAATTATCCGTGGAACAAATAGCTATGAGTTTGGGCTTTAGACATGTTTCCTTATCTTCGGCTTTGACACCTATGGTTCGAGCTGTTCCTCGTGGTCTTACAGCTACTGTGGATGCATACTTGACCCCTGTTATAAAAGAATACCTATCAGGGTTTATATCAAAATTTGATGAAGGGCTGCAAAGGGTGAATGTTTTGTTTATGCAGTCTGATGGAGGACTTGCACCAGAAAGTCGATTTTCAGGACATAAAGCAGTTTTGTCAGGTCCTGCTGGTGGAGTTGTTGGTTACTCACAGACTCTTTTTGGGATTGAAACGAACAAACCACTTATTGGGTTTGACATGGGTGGTACATCGACAGATGTGAGTCGTTATGCTGGAAATTATGAACAAGTCCTGGAAACCCAGATTGCAGGGGCCATTATACAGGCACCTCAGCTTGACATAAATACTGTTGCTGCAGGTGGTGGATCAAAGTTGAAGTTTCAATTTGGAGCTTTTAGGGTAGGACCAGAATCTGTTGGTGCACACCCAGGTCCTGTGTGTTACCGTAAAGGGGGGGAATTAGCTGTTACAGATGCAAACTTAATTCTTGGATTTGTCATACCTGATTATTTTCCATCCATATTTGGCCCTAATGAAGATCAACCCTTAGATATTTGGGCAACTAGAGAAGCATTTCAAAAGCTTGCAACagaaataaatacctacagaaagAGCCAAGATTCATCTGCAAAGGACATGGCTGTGGAGGAGATTGCTCAAGGATTTGTAAACGTAGCGAATGAAGCAATGTGTCGTCCTATACGACAATTAACTGAAATGAAGGGCCATGAGACAAGGAACCATGCTCTTGCATGCTTTGGAGGTGCTGGACCTCAACATGCCTGTGCTATTGCTAGGTCTTTGGGCATGACAGAAGTACTCATTCACAGGTTTTGTGGGATATTAAGTGCTTTTGGGATGGGATTGGCAGATGTTGTGgaagaggcacaagtgccatatTCTGCTGTTTATGGTCATGACACTGTGGTGGAGGCTTCCTGCAGGGAAGCAATTTTATTGAAGCAGGTTAAGCAGAAGCTACAAGAGCAAGGGTTTGAAGATGAAAGCATTAAAACAGAGACATATCTGAACTTGAGATACGAAGGCACAGACACTTCAATTATGGTAAAGAAACAGATGTCTGCTGATGGAATTGGATATGACTTTGACGTGGAATTTATGAAATTGTTCCAACAGGAGTATGGATTTAAATTACAGCAGAGGAATATTCTAATATGTGATGTTAGAGTTCGTGGTGTAGGAGTCACCAATATATTGAAACCAAGGGCTTTACCACTTGCATCTTATCCTCCTCAAGTTGAAGGCTCCTACAAGGTTTATTTTGGAAATGAGTGGCAAGAGACACCATTGTTCAAGCTTGAGAAACTAACTTATGGACATGTTGTGCTTGGTCCTGCTATAATTATGAATGGAAATAGTACTGTTATAGTAGAACCCAACTGCAAAGCCATCATAACCAAGTATGGAAATATCAAAATAGAAATAGAGCCTATTGCAAGCATTATCAAAGTATCTGAAAAGGTTGCAGATGTTGTGCAACTTTCAATATTCAATCATAGATTTATGGGTATAGCTGAACAGATGGGAAGGACCCTGCAAAGAACTTCTATATCCACAAACATAAAGGAAAGGCTAGATTTCTCTTGTGCTCTATTTGGGCCTGACGGGGGACTGGTTGCAAATGCCCCACATGTTCCTGTGCACTTGGGAGCCATGTCTAGTACAGTTCGCTGGCAGCTGAATTACTGGGGTGACAATTTAAATGAAGGAGATGTTTTGGTAACCAATCATCCTTCTGCTGGGGGTAGTCATCTCCCTGATATAACTGTCATCACTCCTGTTTTTGATAATAAAAAACTTGTATTCTTTGTGGCAAGTCGAGGGCATCACGCTGAGATTGGTGGTATTACTCCTGGTAGCATGCCACCTTTTTCCAAGTCAATATGGGAGGAAGGTGCTGCCATAAAAGcatttaagcttgtagaaaatgGGATTTTTCAAGAAGAAGGTATGGCTAAACTTCTTCAGTTCCCCAGCTCTGGTGAATTAGCAAAGCAGGTCCCAGGAACTCGCAGGCTGCAAGATAATTTATCAGATCTTCAAGCTCAAGTAGCTGCCAATCAGAGAGGTATTTTTCTTATTAAAGAACTGATTCAGCAGTATGGTTTGGAGTCAGTTCAAGCTTACATGACATATGTACAGTTGAATGCTGAAGAGGCGGTAAGAGAAATGCTGAAGTCAGTTGCTGCGAACGTTTCATCCCAATCAATTTGTGCTGGAGATGGAAATTCTGTGACAATTGAGGAAGAGGATTACATGGATGATGGATCGATTATTCATCTGAAGCTTACAATTGATTCTTATAAAGGTGAAGCAAATTTTGATTTTAGTGGAACTAGTCCAGAAGTGTATGGAAACTGGAATGCACCAGAAGCAGTGACATCTGCAGCAGTTATATACTGTCTTCGCAGTTTGGTGAATGTTGATATTCCTCTTAATCAAGGTTGTTTGGCTCCTGTAAAAATTTATATTCCACCGGGTTCATTCCTCTCTCCAAGTGATAAGGCTGCTGTTGTGGGAGGTAATGTCTTGACTTCTCAGAGAATAACTGATGTTATACTTACTGCATTTCAGGCCTGTGCTTGTTCACAGGGTTGTATGAATAATCTTACTTTTGGGGATGATACTTTTGGTTACTATGAAACAATTGGTGGTGGTAGTGGGGCGGGCCCAACCTGGGATGGAACCTGTGGAATCCAGTGCCATATGACCAACACAAGAATGACTGATCCTGAGATTTTTGAGCAGAGATATCCAGTTTTATTGCATAAATTTGAGCTCAGAGAAAATAGTGGAGGGGCTGGAATTCATAAAGGGGGTGATGGGCTAGTTAGGGAGATAGAATTCAAGCGACCAGTTGTTGTTAGCATTCTTTCAGAGAGGCGTGTTCATGTGCCTAGAGGGTTGAATGGAGGAAAACATGGTGCTCGTGGAGCTAACTTCCTGATTACAAATGATAAACGAATAGTTTACCTCGGGGGTAAGAACACAGTTGAGGTACAGGCTGGGGAAATTCTTCAGATTTTAACTCCCGGTGGTGGTGGATGGGGTTGCCCTGTTGATTTGCCATGCTGA